One Rubrobacter aplysinae DNA window includes the following coding sequences:
- a CDS encoding formamidase — protein sequence MSTNLGGFNKSPDGMVVALVQFQRRVIETPEDLAAQTERICETVRRTKAYMSTTDLIVFPEYALHGLSMDTSPELMVSLDGPEVAAFKEVCREQEVWGCFSIMEENTDIPDGAPWNSGIIVDSEGEIALYQRKLHPWVPAEPWEPGDMGLAVCDGPAGSKLSLLICHDGMFPEVAREAAYQGANVALRTAGYTIPIRNAWRITNEANAFTNLMYTASVCMAGEDELGRSMGEGMVCDYEGSITARGSEIPGEVVTAEIVPSRADEARENWGVENNIYQLGHRGFVAVEGGMNDCPYTYMRDLAAGEYRLPWEDRVKVKDGTGAGFTPPRENDREGVGSRS from the coding sequence ATGAGCACGAACCTCGGAGGGTTCAACAAGAGCCCGGACGGGATGGTCGTGGCGCTGGTCCAGTTCCAGCGCCGGGTCATAGAGACCCCGGAGGATCTCGCGGCCCAGACGGAGCGTATCTGCGAGACGGTCCGGCGGACGAAGGCTTACATGTCCACCACGGATCTCATAGTCTTCCCCGAGTACGCCCTGCACGGCCTCTCCATGGATACTTCCCCGGAGCTGATGGTGAGCCTCGACGGGCCGGAGGTCGCGGCCTTCAAGGAGGTCTGTCGCGAGCAGGAGGTGTGGGGCTGCTTCTCGATCATGGAAGAGAACACCGATATTCCGGACGGCGCGCCGTGGAACAGCGGCATCATCGTGGACTCGGAAGGGGAGATCGCGCTTTACCAGCGCAAGCTCCACCCCTGGGTGCCCGCCGAGCCCTGGGAGCCGGGCGATATGGGGCTCGCGGTGTGCGACGGGCCGGCGGGCTCGAAGCTCTCGCTCCTGATCTGTCACGACGGCATGTTCCCCGAGGTCGCCCGCGAGGCCGCCTATCAGGGGGCGAACGTCGCGCTGCGCACCGCTGGCTATACCATCCCGATCCGCAACGCCTGGCGGATCACCAACGAGGCAAACGCCTTTACCAACCTGATGTATACCGCTTCGGTGTGCATGGCCGGAGAGGACGAGCTCGGGCGCTCCATGGGCGAGGGCATGGTCTGCGACTATGAGGGCTCGATCACGGCCCGCGGCAGCGAGATCCCCGGCGAGGTGGTGACGGCGGAGATAGTGCCCTCCCGTGCGGACGAGGCCCGCGAGAACTGGGGCGTGGAGAACAACATCTACCAGCTAGGGCACCGGGGCTTCGTCGCCGTGGAAGGCGGGATGAACGACTGCCCCTACACCTACATGCGCGACCTCGCCGCTGGCGAGTACCGGCTGCCCTGGGAGGACAGGGTCAAGGTCAAGGACGGCACCGGCGCAGGCTTCACGCCGCCCAGAGAGAACGACCGGGAGGGCGTGGGGAGCCGCTCCTAG